In one Myxocyprinus asiaticus isolate MX2 ecotype Aquarium Trade chromosome 29, UBuf_Myxa_2, whole genome shotgun sequence genomic region, the following are encoded:
- the LOC127420104 gene encoding protein TASOR-like isoform X3: MACNIGQERKSDKESTNTGGLSVEDCESKKQLLSATATSKQNGDQAGCEDEQMSEQDASERRRAGLSDQKNCSGSPSTLPRSAEELPRRNFQIPRKIKERKGLLQHLSPDSREFEEVVKLLSTFYLDAGSRGTFTYTKACLIHNELLEKEFIEKKRELKQNGRVDAELTEFYAFLLPERNKVQWICEKGLSVGHSRVTNLGSPLKGVYLSKYSDLLQMNPFEVGAAGEIIIFKVMKGKVKTIFENVPKGNLEPAPKYDCHLYKNASKVTSLLSYRAFEHTQQYFYEFAFDELRSRPRHVLPYAVVSFQYKGKESATAAHSRLNSTVHEGQRVRRRYTVWSGSLVNKGEEVYQVCIRSTSLPLIPLKLPDKLDINMAMHLDQVKRKIPSSLLSWDTYSGSREALKCGMYCSLYEVNGKSKQEDSLSGLLQRLERERMVLVKPLVDKGFLFLLSSSQLHTTKERRGRYDRGLQALFVFQEQRIVSRLVAKSFGVDDDPLVPLEPKDPISHQIDNFVPALHHGLFKLRSNPPKELAAGLKRQALDYLCQQEQGAIQPFQVGEYRHSLDDRTNLHPAPRPKNIDLALNSYIYGPGQFQLPVEALQQDLMDSRQGAVSPPAGAEEYSPVSDWGGSDRQASSSSGLGISQSNGGAQRPQGEYDKDKMEKLLKLIQLHKRTIGKDEGSGPERDEDWDPASLKRKLEREGAGGMSKYLRTDLLNGEPGRVMMDSMGLCDTDLRERVTPSATLRDTHTLLKLFLSTLNRMAQSSASSQPLLPDSLEINQSHDPTDSVAHCDLDLRSRRADAEHVNQDYLEEQMVCSRSSMDVYSPSSSMEQQPSHLAETSHQSHPHWRTSTSEGVGEACMSGVEKQAKTTGRAVEAILDSEFQNLCTGIHELMEAQHIMYISQPPLPRHEEQANRTCPAFSPFVSKYVSSPPVQGYISTLCEKMNRLIRAPSVSLEAATITSPAAVAPVPAAPLPSVLPSSAKLAPAQTTLPSPAPCHTKTSSPVPKSQASISKPQAPVPTLKPASSGKPHLGTVKGVHLFSGGKSNDPKGTNVVESPMCSPSTGSGSHPPIPSVLEMPSDPILAGTSSTVGGNIIGQIKPDVLCTLVEIMQKNAVKFYIQRGDEESELCNEIKEYLRSLGNIDCNPQTYLVNKSQQKFMIIIQNEDIAAHVHKIPALVSLKKLSTVYFAGVDSLDDVKNRTYNELFVSGGLIVSDELILNPVNITLEKLQAFLQFLEEQGSPWKWKVHCKTQKKLKELSRLNTEALDLLNLLTAYQKKHLVEFLPYHECDTPSKQAPDLDCLVKLQAQHTPLRHIIFLTERHDETFSQFSGSGVIVACMNEIMNNFQSLITIPEEVVDVLPAPVEPDAVVDEEDMSIDSEDDMLVIEEPTIQTENNLEEQQTPLPPLPHTDVFRPPLPDQPSLDPIMDPPLNPSSYSTQGSCVSNYTALKSAIAQYKAATQEGTTQPEVEDTLASFGVNPHQSYLCPGSAQWSPYSGSPAYHMSSAYSSPVRVPSKGSEYSQTATQPTTNTSNLPIAQPPSLPLPQPPVSLVEVTLTAESASSLRPPDSMGMTGAATESIANKLGLAGSLDAQKDLENASSSSSSSLHTTFPSFPDATLFPALTPIPPVPPLYNWGPTPGAQHSYAAGQSGGGFSALPITQTEAAGVLGASESRTYKSQEEEGTPAPATSTVGPVLQEGGGDKGSRTSVNSSSENQGGSQVPPTRGGTISRGLLPIPGASRGTMCRGGSHSNKSTYHPRGGMSGPADMMRGGFRGRGVPPVPMRSRPGWGQIRGGPSCNWGYPPGRGGGGRPDCYSDYSYN; encoded by the exons GTTCAATGGATCTGTGAAAAGGGTCTTTCTGTGGGACATTCGCGGGTCACCAATCTAGGAAGTCCTCTTAAAG GGGTTTACCTCTCAAAATACTCAGACTTGTTACAAATGAATCCATTTGAAGTTGGTGCTGCTGGAGAGATAATAATATTTAAAGTCATGAAG GGTAAAGTGAAGACAATATTTGAGAATGTGCCCAAGGGTAATCTTGAACCTGCCCCTAAATATGACTGCCATCTGTACAAGAATGCCAGCAAAGTGACCTCACTATTGTCCTATAGGGCCTTTGAACACACTCAG CAATACTTTTATGAATTTGCGTTTGATGAACTAAGGTCAAGGCCCAGGCATGTGTTACCATACGCGGTTGTGTCTTTTCAGTACAAAGGCAAAGAGTCAGCTACGGCTGCACACAG TAGATTAAACAGCACTGTGCATGAAGGGCAGAGGG TTCGACGGAGATATACAGTTTGGAGTGGCTCGCTGGTGAATAAGGGAGAGGAGGTCTATCAAGTGTGCATTCGGTCTACAAGTCTCCCTCTCATTCCCCTTAAACT CCCAGACAAGCTTGACATCAATATGGCAATGCATCTCGATCAAGTAAAGAGAAAGATCCCATCTTCTCTGCTATCCTGGGACACGTACAGTGGATCACGCGAGG CATTGAAGTGTGGCATGTACTGCAGCCTGTATGAGGTCAATGGGAAGAGTAAACAGGAAGACAGTCTCTCGGGACTGCTGCAGcgtcttgagagagagagaatg GTTCTGGTGAAGCCATTGGTAGACAAAGGATTTCTCTTCCTCCTTTCGTCCTCTCAGTTGCACACTACCAAAG AGAGGCGAGGCAGATATGACAGGGGTTTACAGGCACTTTTTGTCTTTCAAGAGCAGAGAATCGTCTCGAGGTTGG ttgCTAAGAGCTTTGGAGTAGATGATGACCCACTGGTTCCACTAGAGCCTAAAGACCCAATCAGCCACCAAATAGATAATTTTGTACCCGCCCTGCACCACGGCCTCTTCAAGCTGCGTTCCAATCCACCCAAAGAGCTTGCTGCCGGGCTAAAACGTCAGGCACTGGACTATCTATGTCAGCAGGAGCAAGGTGCTATACAGCCCTTTCAGGTGGGGGAGTATCGGCACAGTTTAGATGACCGGACCAACCTACACCCAGCACCTCGACCCAAGAATATAGACTTGGCACTCAACTCTTACATATATGGGCCGGGACAGTTTCAGCTGCCTGTGGAGGCACTGCAGCAGGACCTGATGGACAGCAGACAGGGGGCAGTGTCTCCTCCAGCAGGTGCAGAAGAGTACAGTCCTGTTTCAGACTGGGGAGGGTCAGACAGACAGGCATCGAGCAGCAGTGGACTTGGGATTTCTCAGTCTAATGGTGGTGCTCAGAGGCCACAGGGGGAGTATGACAAAGACAAGATGGAGAAATTGCTGAAGTTGATACAGTTACACAAGAGGACTATAGGGAAGGATGAGGGGAGTGGGCCGGAGAGAGATGAGGACTGGGACCCCGCCAGTCTGAAAAGGAAGCTAGAGAGGGAAGGTGCTGGAGGCATGAGCAAGTACCTGAGGACGGATCTGCTGAACGGAGAGCCAGGAAGAG TGATGATGGACAGCATGGGCCTGTGTGATACAGACCTGCGGGAGCGCGTGACTCCGAGTGCCACTCTCCGAGATACGCATACGTTGCTCAAACTCTTCCTAAGCACACTTAACAGGATGGCCCAGTCCTCTGCAAGTAGTCAACCTTTGCTCCCAGACAGCTTGGAGATCAACCAGAGTCATGACCCCACCGACTCAGTTGCTCACTGTGACCTTGACCTGCGGAGCAGGCGTGCTGATGCGGAGCATGTTAACCAGGATTACTTAGAG GAGCAGATGGTTTGCAGTAGGAGCAGTATGGATGTTTACAGTCCCTCCTCCAGTATGGAACAGCAGCCCTCCCATCTAGCCGAAACCTCACATCAGAGCCACCCTCACTGGAGAACATCCACCTCAG AGGGTGTTGGTGAGGCATGTATGAGTGGAGTGGAGAAGCAGGCAAAGACCACAGGGAGAGCAGTAGAGGCCATCCTCGACAGTGAGTTCCAGAACCTCTGCACAGGGATCCATGAACTGATGGAGGCCCAACATATAATGTACATCTCCCAACCTCCTTTGCCTCGACATGAGGAGCAGGCCAATCGAACGTGCCCGGCCTTCTCTCCTTTTGTCTCAAAATATGTTTCCTCGCCGCCAGTGCAGGGGTACATCAGCACACTCTGCGAGAAGATGAACCGATTGATTCGTGCTCCCAGTGTGTCTTTGGAAGCAGCGACCATTACGTCACCAGCTGCTGTTGCCCCAGTGCCCGCTGCTCCCTTGCCTTCTGTCCTGCCATCTTCTGCCAAGCTGGCTCCTGCCCAAACTACCCTGCCCTCTCCAGCTCCTTGTCACACTAAAACATCATCTCCAGTGCCTAAGTCTCAAGCTTCAATTAGCAAGCCACAAGCCCCTGTACCTACCCTTAAACCAGCCTCTTCAGGCAAGCCTCACCTTGGCACTGTCAAAGGGGTCCACCTATTTTCAGGAGGAAAGTCAAATGACCCCAAGGGTACAAATGTTGTTGAAAGTCCCATGTGCTCTCCATCAACCGGAAGTGGCAGTCATCCTCCAATCCCTTCAGTATTGGAGATGCCCTCAGATCCTATCCTTGCAGGAACCTCAAGCACTGTGGGTGGCAACATTATCGGCCAGATCAAGCCGGATGTGTTGTGCACACTGGTGGAgatcatgcagaagaatgcagtAAAGTTCTACATTCAGAGAGGAGATGAGGAGAGTGAACTCTGCAATGAGATCAAG GAGTATTTAAGAAGTCTTGGCAACATTGATTGCAACCCACAGACCTACCTGGTGAATAAAAGCCAGCAAAAGTTCATGATCATCATTCAGAATGAGGATATTGCTGCTCATGTACATAAG ATCCCAGCACTGGTGTCTCTAAAGAAGTTGTCCACTGTTTACTTTGCTGGCGTGGACAGTCTGGACGATGTGAAAAATCGCACTTACAATGAGCTTTTTGTGTCAGGAGGTCTCATTGTGTCAGATGAGCTCATTCTCAACCCTGTTAATATAACACTAG AAAAGCTACAGGCATTTCTTCAGTTTCTGGAGGAACAGGGCTCACCCTGGAAGTGGAAGGTGCACTGTAAGACTCAAAAGAAGCTTAAAGAGCTCAGCAG GTTAAACACAGAGGCCCTGGATCTGTTAAACCTGCTGACAGCCTATCAGAAGAAACACTTGGTGGAGTTTCTACCTTACCACGAGTGTGACACTCCATCTAAGCAGGCTCCTGATTTGGACTGTCTGGTGAAGTTACAAGCTCAACACACACCGCTCCGACACATCATATTCCTTACAG AAAGGCATGATGAGACATTCTCACAGTTCTCTGGTAGTGGAGTCATCGTGGCATGTATGAATGAAATCATGAACAACTTCCAGAGTTTGATCACCATTCCGGAAGAAGTAGTGGATGTCCTACCTGCTCCAG TGGAGCCTGATGCAGTGGTAGATGAGGAGGACATGTCCATAGACTCTGAAGATGACATGCTGGTTATCGAAGAGCCTACCATTCAAACCGAAAATAATCTGGAAGAACAGCAGACCCCTCTGCCCCCTCTGCCTCATACAGATGTGTTTCGTCCTCCTCTCCCTGACCAGCCCTCTTTGGACCCCATTATGGATCCTCCACTAAACCCTTCCAGCTACTCTACCCAGGGCTCTTGTGTGTCCAATTACACGGCTCTCAAATCTGCCATCGCTCAATATAAAGCTGCCACTCAGGAGGGTACAACTCAGCCTGAAGTGGAAGACACCCTGGCCAGTTTTGGGGTGAATCCCCACCAGAGCTACCTGTGTCCCGGCTCAGCACAGTGGAGCCCTTACTCTGGATCACCTGCATACCACATGTCCTCGGCGTATTCGTCCCCTGTCAGGGTGCCCTCCAAAGGTTCAGAGTACAGTCAAACTGCCACCCAACCCACCACAAACACCTCTAATTTGCCCATCGCCCAGCCACCCTCCCTGCCCCTACCTCAGCCACCTGTAAGCTTAGTGGAGGTGACTCTGACTGCAGAATCAGCCTCCTCTCTTCGGCCCCCTGACAGTATGGGAATGACTGGGGCAGCAACAGAAAGCATTGCAAATAAGCTGGGACTTGCTGGCTCTCTGGATGCTCAGAAAGATTTAGAGAATGCTTCctcatcttcctcttcctctcttcACACCACTTTTCCTTCCTTCCCAGATGCTACTCTCTTTCCAGCCCTCACTCCTATTCCTCCTGTTCCACCTCTCTATAATTGGGGACCGACACCGGGAGCCCAGCACAGTTACGCTGCTGGACAGAGCGGGGGAGGATTCAGTGCTCTCCCTATTACCCAAACTGAGGCCGCAGGTGTGCTAGGGGCCAGTGAGAGCAGAACCTATAAAAGTCAAGAGGAAGAAGGCACCCCTGCTCCAGCCACTTCTACGGTTGGACCTGTACTGCAGGAGGGCGGTGGTGATAAAGGCAGCAGAACTTCAGTGAACTCTTCCTCAGAGAATCAGGGAGGCAGTCAGGTCCCACCCACCAGGGGCGGCACCATTAGTAGAGGACTCCTGCCCATCCCTGGAGCTTCACGGGGGACCATGTGCAGAGGTGGGTCACACAGCAACAAAAGCACGTACCATCCCAGAGGGGGCATGTCAGGACCTGCTGATATGATGCGTGGTGGCTTCAGGGGTAGAGGGGTACCGCCAGTTCCCATGAGATCTAGACCAGGTTGGGGTCAAATCAGAGGAGGCCCGTCCTGTAATTGGGGCTATCCCCCTGGGAGGGGAGGGGGTGGACGCCCAGACTGCTATTCAGACTACAGCTACAACTGA
- the LOC127420104 gene encoding protein TASOR-like isoform X1, which produces MACNIGQERKSDKESTNTGGLSVEDCESKKQLLSATATSKQNGDQAGCEDEQMSEQDASERRRAGLSDQKNCSGSPSTLPRSAEELPRRNFQIPRKIKERKGLLQHLSPDSREFEEVVKLLSTFYLDAGSRGTFTYTKACLIHNELLEKEFIEKKRELKQNGRVDAELTEFYAFLLPERNKVQWICEKGLSVGHSRVTNLGSPLKGVYLSKYSDLLQMNPFEVGAAGEIIIFKVMKGKVKTIFENVPKGNLEPAPKYDCHLYKNASKVTSLLSYRAFEHTQQYFYEFAFDELRSRPRHVLPYAVVSFQYKGKESATAAHSRLNSTVHEGQRGKFFRRRYTVWSGSLVNKGEEVYQVCIRSTSLPLIPLKLPDKLDINMAMHLDQVKRKIPSSLLSWDTYSGSREALKCGMYCSLYEVNGKSKQEDSLSGLLQRLERERMVLVKPLVDKGFLFLLSSSQLHTTKERRGRYDRGLQALFVFQEQRIVSRLVAKSFGVDDDPLVPLEPKDPISHQIDNFVPALHHGLFKLRSNPPKELAAGLKRQALDYLCQQEQGAIQPFQVGEYRHSLDDRTNLHPAPRPKNIDLALNSYIYGPGQFQLPVEALQQDLMDSRQGAVSPPAGAEEYSPVSDWGGSDRQASSSSGLGISQSNGGAQRPQGEYDKDKMEKLLKLIQLHKRTIGKDEGSGPERDEDWDPASLKRKLEREGAGGMSKYLRTDLLNGEPGRVMMDSMGLCDTDLRERVTPSATLRDTHTLLKLFLSTLNRMAQSSASSQPLLPDSLEINQSHDPTDSVAHCDLDLRSRRADAEHVNQDYLEEQMVCSRSSMDVYSPSSSMEQQPSHLAETSHQSHPHWRTSTSEGVGEACMSGVEKQAKTTGRAVEAILDSEFQNLCTGIHELMEAQHIMYISQPPLPRHEEQANRTCPAFSPFVSKYVSSPPVQGYISTLCEKMNRLIRAPSVSLEAATITSPAAVAPVPAAPLPSVLPSSAKLAPAQTTLPSPAPCHTKTSSPVPKSQASISKPQAPVPTLKPASSGKPHLGTVKGVHLFSGGKSNDPKGTNVVESPMCSPSTGSGSHPPIPSVLEMPSDPILAGTSSTVGGNIIGQIKPDVLCTLVEIMQKNAVKFYIQRGDEESELCNEIKEYLRSLGNIDCNPQTYLVNKSQQKFMIIIQNEDIAAHVHKIPALVSLKKLSTVYFAGVDSLDDVKNRTYNELFVSGGLIVSDELILNPVNITLEKLQAFLQFLEEQGSPWKWKVHCKTQKKLKELSRLNTEALDLLNLLTAYQKKHLVEFLPYHECDTPSKQAPDLDCLVKLQAQHTPLRHIIFLTERHDETFSQFSGSGVIVACMNEIMNNFQSLITIPEEVVDVLPAPVEPDAVVDEEDMSIDSEDDMLVIEEPTIQTENNLEEQQTPLPPLPHTDVFRPPLPDQPSLDPIMDPPLNPSSYSTQGSCVSNYTALKSAIAQYKAATQEGTTQPEVEDTLASFGVNPHQSYLCPGSAQWSPYSGSPAYHMSSAYSSPVRVPSKGSEYSQTATQPTTNTSNLPIAQPPSLPLPQPPVSLVEVTLTAESASSLRPPDSMGMTGAATESIANKLGLAGSLDAQKDLENASSSSSSSLHTTFPSFPDATLFPALTPIPPVPPLYNWGPTPGAQHSYAAGQSGGGFSALPITQTEAAGVLGASESRTYKSQEEEGTPAPATSTVGPVLQEGGGDKGSRTSVNSSSENQGGSQVPPTRGGTISRGLLPIPGASRGTMCRGGSHSNKSTYHPRGGMSGPADMMRGGFRGRGVPPVPMRSRPGWGQIRGGPSCNWGYPPGRGGGGRPDCYSDYSYN; this is translated from the exons GTTCAATGGATCTGTGAAAAGGGTCTTTCTGTGGGACATTCGCGGGTCACCAATCTAGGAAGTCCTCTTAAAG GGGTTTACCTCTCAAAATACTCAGACTTGTTACAAATGAATCCATTTGAAGTTGGTGCTGCTGGAGAGATAATAATATTTAAAGTCATGAAG GGTAAAGTGAAGACAATATTTGAGAATGTGCCCAAGGGTAATCTTGAACCTGCCCCTAAATATGACTGCCATCTGTACAAGAATGCCAGCAAAGTGACCTCACTATTGTCCTATAGGGCCTTTGAACACACTCAG CAATACTTTTATGAATTTGCGTTTGATGAACTAAGGTCAAGGCCCAGGCATGTGTTACCATACGCGGTTGTGTCTTTTCAGTACAAAGGCAAAGAGTCAGCTACGGCTGCACACAG TAGATTAAACAGCACTGTGCATGAAGGGCAGAGGGGTAAGTTTT TTCGACGGAGATATACAGTTTGGAGTGGCTCGCTGGTGAATAAGGGAGAGGAGGTCTATCAAGTGTGCATTCGGTCTACAAGTCTCCCTCTCATTCCCCTTAAACT CCCAGACAAGCTTGACATCAATATGGCAATGCATCTCGATCAAGTAAAGAGAAAGATCCCATCTTCTCTGCTATCCTGGGACACGTACAGTGGATCACGCGAGG CATTGAAGTGTGGCATGTACTGCAGCCTGTATGAGGTCAATGGGAAGAGTAAACAGGAAGACAGTCTCTCGGGACTGCTGCAGcgtcttgagagagagagaatg GTTCTGGTGAAGCCATTGGTAGACAAAGGATTTCTCTTCCTCCTTTCGTCCTCTCAGTTGCACACTACCAAAG AGAGGCGAGGCAGATATGACAGGGGTTTACAGGCACTTTTTGTCTTTCAAGAGCAGAGAATCGTCTCGAGGTTGG ttgCTAAGAGCTTTGGAGTAGATGATGACCCACTGGTTCCACTAGAGCCTAAAGACCCAATCAGCCACCAAATAGATAATTTTGTACCCGCCCTGCACCACGGCCTCTTCAAGCTGCGTTCCAATCCACCCAAAGAGCTTGCTGCCGGGCTAAAACGTCAGGCACTGGACTATCTATGTCAGCAGGAGCAAGGTGCTATACAGCCCTTTCAGGTGGGGGAGTATCGGCACAGTTTAGATGACCGGACCAACCTACACCCAGCACCTCGACCCAAGAATATAGACTTGGCACTCAACTCTTACATATATGGGCCGGGACAGTTTCAGCTGCCTGTGGAGGCACTGCAGCAGGACCTGATGGACAGCAGACAGGGGGCAGTGTCTCCTCCAGCAGGTGCAGAAGAGTACAGTCCTGTTTCAGACTGGGGAGGGTCAGACAGACAGGCATCGAGCAGCAGTGGACTTGGGATTTCTCAGTCTAATGGTGGTGCTCAGAGGCCACAGGGGGAGTATGACAAAGACAAGATGGAGAAATTGCTGAAGTTGATACAGTTACACAAGAGGACTATAGGGAAGGATGAGGGGAGTGGGCCGGAGAGAGATGAGGACTGGGACCCCGCCAGTCTGAAAAGGAAGCTAGAGAGGGAAGGTGCTGGAGGCATGAGCAAGTACCTGAGGACGGATCTGCTGAACGGAGAGCCAGGAAGAG TGATGATGGACAGCATGGGCCTGTGTGATACAGACCTGCGGGAGCGCGTGACTCCGAGTGCCACTCTCCGAGATACGCATACGTTGCTCAAACTCTTCCTAAGCACACTTAACAGGATGGCCCAGTCCTCTGCAAGTAGTCAACCTTTGCTCCCAGACAGCTTGGAGATCAACCAGAGTCATGACCCCACCGACTCAGTTGCTCACTGTGACCTTGACCTGCGGAGCAGGCGTGCTGATGCGGAGCATGTTAACCAGGATTACTTAGAG GAGCAGATGGTTTGCAGTAGGAGCAGTATGGATGTTTACAGTCCCTCCTCCAGTATGGAACAGCAGCCCTCCCATCTAGCCGAAACCTCACATCAGAGCCACCCTCACTGGAGAACATCCACCTCAG AGGGTGTTGGTGAGGCATGTATGAGTGGAGTGGAGAAGCAGGCAAAGACCACAGGGAGAGCAGTAGAGGCCATCCTCGACAGTGAGTTCCAGAACCTCTGCACAGGGATCCATGAACTGATGGAGGCCCAACATATAATGTACATCTCCCAACCTCCTTTGCCTCGACATGAGGAGCAGGCCAATCGAACGTGCCCGGCCTTCTCTCCTTTTGTCTCAAAATATGTTTCCTCGCCGCCAGTGCAGGGGTACATCAGCACACTCTGCGAGAAGATGAACCGATTGATTCGTGCTCCCAGTGTGTCTTTGGAAGCAGCGACCATTACGTCACCAGCTGCTGTTGCCCCAGTGCCCGCTGCTCCCTTGCCTTCTGTCCTGCCATCTTCTGCCAAGCTGGCTCCTGCCCAAACTACCCTGCCCTCTCCAGCTCCTTGTCACACTAAAACATCATCTCCAGTGCCTAAGTCTCAAGCTTCAATTAGCAAGCCACAAGCCCCTGTACCTACCCTTAAACCAGCCTCTTCAGGCAAGCCTCACCTTGGCACTGTCAAAGGGGTCCACCTATTTTCAGGAGGAAAGTCAAATGACCCCAAGGGTACAAATGTTGTTGAAAGTCCCATGTGCTCTCCATCAACCGGAAGTGGCAGTCATCCTCCAATCCCTTCAGTATTGGAGATGCCCTCAGATCCTATCCTTGCAGGAACCTCAAGCACTGTGGGTGGCAACATTATCGGCCAGATCAAGCCGGATGTGTTGTGCACACTGGTGGAgatcatgcagaagaatgcagtAAAGTTCTACATTCAGAGAGGAGATGAGGAGAGTGAACTCTGCAATGAGATCAAG GAGTATTTAAGAAGTCTTGGCAACATTGATTGCAACCCACAGACCTACCTGGTGAATAAAAGCCAGCAAAAGTTCATGATCATCATTCAGAATGAGGATATTGCTGCTCATGTACATAAG ATCCCAGCACTGGTGTCTCTAAAGAAGTTGTCCACTGTTTACTTTGCTGGCGTGGACAGTCTGGACGATGTGAAAAATCGCACTTACAATGAGCTTTTTGTGTCAGGAGGTCTCATTGTGTCAGATGAGCTCATTCTCAACCCTGTTAATATAACACTAG AAAAGCTACAGGCATTTCTTCAGTTTCTGGAGGAACAGGGCTCACCCTGGAAGTGGAAGGTGCACTGTAAGACTCAAAAGAAGCTTAAAGAGCTCAGCAG GTTAAACACAGAGGCCCTGGATCTGTTAAACCTGCTGACAGCCTATCAGAAGAAACACTTGGTGGAGTTTCTACCTTACCACGAGTGTGACACTCCATCTAAGCAGGCTCCTGATTTGGACTGTCTGGTGAAGTTACAAGCTCAACACACACCGCTCCGACACATCATATTCCTTACAG AAAGGCATGATGAGACATTCTCACAGTTCTCTGGTAGTGGAGTCATCGTGGCATGTATGAATGAAATCATGAACAACTTCCAGAGTTTGATCACCATTCCGGAAGAAGTAGTGGATGTCCTACCTGCTCCAG TGGAGCCTGATGCAGTGGTAGATGAGGAGGACATGTCCATAGACTCTGAAGATGACATGCTGGTTATCGAAGAGCCTACCATTCAAACCGAAAATAATCTGGAAGAACAGCAGACCCCTCTGCCCCCTCTGCCTCATACAGATGTGTTTCGTCCTCCTCTCCCTGACCAGCCCTCTTTGGACCCCATTATGGATCCTCCACTAAACCCTTCCAGCTACTCTACCCAGGGCTCTTGTGTGTCCAATTACACGGCTCTCAAATCTGCCATCGCTCAATATAAAGCTGCCACTCAGGAGGGTACAACTCAGCCTGAAGTGGAAGACACCCTGGCCAGTTTTGGGGTGAATCCCCACCAGAGCTACCTGTGTCCCGGCTCAGCACAGTGGAGCCCTTACTCTGGATCACCTGCATACCACATGTCCTCGGCGTATTCGTCCCCTGTCAGGGTGCCCTCCAAAGGTTCAGAGTACAGTCAAACTGCCACCCAACCCACCACAAACACCTCTAATTTGCCCATCGCCCAGCCACCCTCCCTGCCCCTACCTCAGCCACCTGTAAGCTTAGTGGAGGTGACTCTGACTGCAGAATCAGCCTCCTCTCTTCGGCCCCCTGACAGTATGGGAATGACTGGGGCAGCAACAGAAAGCATTGCAAATAAGCTGGGACTTGCTGGCTCTCTGGATGCTCAGAAAGATTTAGAGAATGCTTCctcatcttcctcttcctctcttcACACCACTTTTCCTTCCTTCCCAGATGCTACTCTCTTTCCAGCCCTCACTCCTATTCCTCCTGTTCCACCTCTCTATAATTGGGGACCGACACCGGGAGCCCAGCACAGTTACGCTGCTGGACAGAGCGGGGGAGGATTCAGTGCTCTCCCTATTACCCAAACTGAGGCCGCAGGTGTGCTAGGGGCCAGTGAGAGCAGAACCTATAAAAGTCAAGAGGAAGAAGGCACCCCTGCTCCAGCCACTTCTACGGTTGGACCTGTACTGCAGGAGGGCGGTGGTGATAAAGGCAGCAGAACTTCAGTGAACTCTTCCTCAGAGAATCAGGGAGGCAGTCAGGTCCCACCCACCAGGGGCGGCACCATTAGTAGAGGACTCCTGCCCATCCCTGGAGCTTCACGGGGGACCATGTGCAGAGGTGGGTCACACAGCAACAAAAGCACGTACCATCCCAGAGGGGGCATGTCAGGACCTGCTGATATGATGCGTGGTGGCTTCAGGGGTAGAGGGGTACCGCCAGTTCCCATGAGATCTAGACCAGGTTGGGGTCAAATCAGAGGAGGCCCGTCCTGTAATTGGGGCTATCCCCCTGGGAGGGGAGGGGGTGGACGCCCAGACTGCTATTCAGACTACAGCTACAACTGA